Genomic segment of Mercurialis annua linkage group LG6, ddMerAnnu1.2, whole genome shotgun sequence:
TCCATACTATCTTCAAAATGCAAATTCTTCCCTCTTCCGTCATCTAAGCCAAACATAGCCTAAAAGATAACCCCGTTGAGTGGAGAGAAGCCTAAAGAAATGTACATTTAATCTTTAagataattttgattaaaaaaatgcacTTATAATAACACCACAACTATTGAATTATTTCAAATAAGGATAATATAGTCGAGAATATCAGTGCAGATTTTAAAATAGACAATCACAAATGAGATGGTTATATGAAATGCCAGATTTCTTGGAGAGAGATGTTCAATTGTTATATTAGTCTTACAAAGATTTCCACGTTCCCCAAGCATCAGTAGCTAAGTTGAATTAAGACTTAAGATATCCAAAGTTGGTGATTATACCTCAACAAGACAATACTAAAATCgaggaaaaaaaatgaagaggCTATTGCAGAAGAAGACACTAATGAAATATATCCtgttcaaattcaaaattgaatttgaagCAAAATGACGAATGGGAAATTACTAATGGATAAACCTAAAAAAAGTTGGATGCATGAACCCCTACACCAAATGTGGATCAAACTGGTTCATATGGCAAGAGTCATGTAAAGTCATGGAAATTAAAAATGCTTAAAGCCAAGAAAGAAGGTTCAGACCGATCACTGGCAACAGCAACTTAGGTAGTGTAATGCATTGAAATATTGGAGATTATTCATGCATCTAAAACTAATAATCAGCCATAGGATAGCAGGAAAACTTACATTTTGAAGTCTTTCATACTCTTGCTGGCTATATTTGGTGATTTCTGTCTGTTCACCGAGAGCTGCTTGAAGCCTCCAgacctgataaaaaaaaacataaatcttaCAGAGTACAAAAATGTCATCAATTATTCAAATTTGCCAGTAAACACACAATATTCGAATAAAGGAAGTGAACAGATATAAATAATGTGAGTGAgataaaatattacgaaatttaaaattagccaAAAAGAAGAAGGGAATGATCAAGACACTAAACAAGTTCAAAATTATTACCTCCTCAGCGAGATCCTTTTTAGGCATTTTCTTCACTATCTCGGGAGGATAACCAGAGAAAGTATTATAGCTGCGAGTTGAGGAATATAATCATCAACATGTAATATTAATATAACCTCATGAAAAAATCATATAGTACGGTGGACCACATAATTGAGGCTCTTGTTCCTGGTGAAGAGAGTGTGTGCGCGTGTGAAGAGAAAGAGAGGCATCTTTAAGGATAGAAAACATGATTCAGATAAAACAATAGTGTTTTTCAAAATGATTATACGGCAAAATTTGGTATCGATGGCATAAGAAAAAATGTCATATGCTCTTCCTTGAGATTATAGAGCATATGCGCTAATTATGGGATTAATTGTGAACTTAACTTTATTTCTTTTCCATGATTTAATTATCTGATTCTTCATACTACCAAAAATACATTTAAGCAAGAATAGGTAAAGGAAATGTTTCAAATCTTGGTCCTTGCTGTTGGAAATTTATGTGCAGTTCCAGTTTTAAGATCATGATTCTATTATTACGGATCACTATTTCATTATTGTCACTGAAGTCCAGTTTTCACCAAATGACAAGTAAAACAAAGAAACAAATGTGCCTCCAATATATGAAGTCCTAAAAGCAGTACAAATGGACTCACCAAGAACCTCCCTCATGATACAGCCGGGCCTGTTCCTCTCGACTTCCCTCATCAATTGACCACCACCCCAGTAACCTGTTTTAGCAGATCGGGACATGGACAGACATGCAGTATTGgtataaaataaaatgcttAGGAACTCAAGGGGTACAAGATTATCCCATACAAGTTTGGCTTCAGATGAAAAGAGAAGTTCAATACCTGGAACCATGGTGTAAGAAACCCAAGCAGTCATGAGCTCTTGAAGAAAATCTAAAATATGTCCCTGTTCCAGCTTCACTCCTTAATAAAAGGATAAGTTTCTCTGCCAACTTAGAGGCAGCAAATAGCACCCCAGCACCTTGAAGTAGGAAAAGGGGAGAGAAAAGAATCGGAAGTGGTATGTTTCTAGCACTGGCAGGAGTTCCCTGATTTTCAAAAGCCACCATCGATATATCGGTTCATAAGATACAAAAGAAAAGGAACCATTACCAGAAAAATTACATACCTCTAAATACATACAAAGGACGACTTGAAAACCAATTAATGGAATCTTCATAATATGCCCACCAATGTCTTGCAGTCCACACATTCTATCCTGAAGTTGATCCTCCTCTGGAGACACTACCAAGCCACTATTCCAGTCGAGATACCTAATGGTAGCCGAAGATGAACTGACATCTCTTGTCTGAGAATTTCGGTGGATCACTGGATTTGACCATTTTGTACAAACTAGAAAGGCAAAACACTCGGCGATACTGCAGAAAGAATATCCACATATATCACAATAACTACACAGAAACCTTGAACAAACTGTCACTAATACATTCAAAGAGTACAAAAAAATTGCAAGTCAAACAGAAGGACAAGTCAAGCTCACCCAAAGTTTATGAACAAGTCCCACCAACCAAGAGCGCCAACATCGCCTGTTATTAATTTCAAAGAAATAATTCAAATCCAAAATTTACCAGTATAAATGGATCAAACCAATTTCGTAACGATAGTGTACCAAACATGGTGCTGAAAAAAGAGAAGTGCAGAAATCGATTACCATATTTTAAGGTACATTGAATTTTCTTACATTAGACAAAAAAAGAAACGGCGTGAACTATTACTTCAAGAATATTATTCTGAACCAATAACTACCCACCCCCAACTCCAGCAAATGGGAAAAAAGTTACATTTTCATTAAGGTTGAACCAATTCATGAACATCAGAAGAGCAAGCCTTTTATGAGGTCTGCCAAGTCTTATTAATTACCATTTGTGCAAACATGATCAAGAGATCTGCCAAATGTCTTCTTGAGCAGATTTCCAGAAAAAATTTCTTACCTtagatatttaaatgataaatcatATCTCAGTGTCTTCTGATCAAAAGGTTCAGCAGGATAGATGAAAGAACAGACTTCTCACAAAATACATATTCCATTACCCTCCACACAAGGCTCCTTTCTTAGCAACTCTTCAAAAATTTCACTCccttaagaaaataaaattttcatctgACTAATAAAGAGGGGAAAAAAAGACTCAAACTGCATGATTGTATTTCAGCTTCAGTTAACCTAATGCCTTGTCTATATCAATAACTTCTAAAAGGGAGATGCAGTGTATTTTCTTGAACAACAAATTCTTAAATGAAATATCGTATAACCTTACAGAACCAAATCAAGGTATTCTAATATTATAACTTTAATTCCAATTATTGAATCAAGAAACACAATGAGATGAATGTTGAGTTTAGTGTCTTTAACATTAATGTATTTAAGCATATAAGGGAATTTAGAGATAATACCACTTAGTTTTAGAAGGGTGAACGATGTAGCGGCCACAAAGAAAACCATAGATATTGCAACCCAGAAATGCTGTAAAAAGAAGTACACAGTGTTATCACCAACATATGACTTcttatattcttataatattaacattttaaCAAACATAGTTCAAACTGAAATCTAATGCCAAGGTTGTGATCATGATCCTTGAATCTAATAAATACTGTCACGAAAATGTTAGTATTTTATACTATTTTCTTATGCGTCAATCACATAGGGATCTCACCTCTAATAgaactttcaaaattattgCAGAAGAAGAAATTGTTATATCATTTTTGCCCAGAGTATTTCAGAATATAGAATAACTATATCTCATGTCTAAAACAAAATATGTCATAAGCCCATTAACATACGTTTGAACACATGTCGAAACATTTAACAGCATTCAAAATGCAGTTTGAAGATGTGATTCAGCCTGAGATTGTAAATTCCATTTACATAAGCTTGACCTGGCACAAATTCGAAGTACAGTACATCTAATTATTTgctatcaattaattaaattcttctatctctatttaaattttctttcaAGCTAATTTATAGTATCATCTTTTCTGTGGGATGTAAATGTTAATAAACGAATTCACAAACTTCTAAtagtatttattaaaacaacaGGTTTATCAATTagcataaaaagtttaaatcttacttcttttattttctcatttCATAACTTGTAAGGGGGATTACATTGATTTTTCGAAATTCAAGGGGAGAATAGTAGTTTCGACCTAAATCAAGGGATAATAGTAATCAACCCTTGTATTTCTATTGTCTAATAAGTACAATACTGAAGAGTGAAATCTAACCAACTATAAACCTTCTTTACTTATGTATGTTGAATTCAAAACATTCtgaataattaaagaaaaaacaacaaaaatcaaGGATTTACACTCAGATTCAGACAGCTTCTTATGCAAATTTTTGGGTAAACAATTGCTAAATAACTTTAAGATCAAAGAGTAGAAAAAGCTGTCCTTTAAATAACTTACTGGCAATGTCTCCCATATAGCTTCATCACTCATGCTTTCTTCTTCCCCTGGCATTAGAGCTCTACACATTCTGTGCAGTAAACAAAACTCAGTTATAGGCTTATAGAGTGCAAATACTTTCCATTTCAGGAAAAGATATAGACATGTGCAAATTAATGGTACAAACAGATGAGCATCAACTGCAGTTTAATATGGTATGTAGTGATCATTATTCCTACTAAGTTGAATAAGATGTTAACATGGGTATTTTATACACGATTCTCAGAATTCCATATTTCGTGATGTATATAAGATACCGAGTACTGAGCATGATCCTGAAAAGTAGTAATTTGCTTTCACATCAATTGAGAAATTCATATTTTGGGATGTATTTAAGATACTGAGTATGGAACACGATCCTGAGCACTAGTACTTTGCTTTCGCATCAAGTATAAATTTGGTTTGTGCTGTAAATACCGGTAGATAATCTAAGATATATACCCAAAAAATGAGGCACTTAAATGATCATGTTGAACTCAATTGAGAATAAAATTGGCAGGCTAACTGATTCGgtaaaaattgaaatacatACACAGACTGTTACCAAAGAATAGTACTCAACTTGTGTGATGAATATAAGCAATAAACCCTTCATCAGTTTCCAATATGGTATTTCAAAAAATCTCCATTTAAGTATCAACACGTAAATCTTGAACATTACATATCATcagggaattttttttttcatctgaACTGATTTTGTGCTAAAGAAAATACCTAAAATTGTCAATGAGAATAATTATTTCAAATGCTAGCAATGGAAAAAAGACAGTCTTCAAGCTTACAGCTGCAACACCATGAACTGCAAAAGAAGACAGGGCCcttagtaataaaaaaattgcaaaataaataatttggacAGTcctaaaacaacatagaaataACAACAGAGTGATTGCTATATACCATTAATACTCTCAAGATATATACAAAGAAGCAGTTCAAATGCAATAAGCAACGGTGTTGCAACAACTGCATGGCATGGTGCCCACTGTCCAGGAAAGAAACCTCAATAATCAATATTCAATCGTGAAGCTAAAAGTTCATGTTTACTTTacggaaacaaaaaaaaataaagataagggAAAGTTACTCAATAAGGAACAATTTACcaaaaaagtaagaaaatagaaaatgtaatttattttaaaaaaaaaaagtcccACCCCAACACCCCTATACATACATGACGATTGTGTGGAACTGATGGAGCCGGCAATGAAAATCTCCCTCGAGCAACAACTCCATGAAATAACCAGAGAGGAGAGAAAATAAACCTGAAAATTAAAGTTGGTGCATGAGAATAACATAGTGCATGATTGCATGCTTCCAACTAGCAaagtattataaatttaatatgtatattacaatataaaaataaacctCAAAGAAAATCCcactttattaaatatttttcctaCAGAGAATAAATATAACAGAGAAATGAAATGTTTAAGAAACTGAGAAAATTGCTTCCATTATCTCTAAAGACTCACCTAGATTATTTTGGACTCTTAGTTTATttcttattattaaaaaaaacccagCAAAAATCATGTAAAATGCTAAGAGTTAATCCAAAAATCATCTTGTCTAGAAAACCAAATCGGAAGATATATGAACCAAGCATATCCCTCCATGTAAGATGATCAATACTAGATTAGTTGTACTGGCACTGCAACCCTCAATTTAAAACCTTGATCATAACTCCAAAACTAAAGAAATGCAGAAGGAAAAACCACATCTTGATATACCTATTCAACCAAAGTGGCAAGTAGGGAAATTGATAGTTTGGTTGTGAGAGCAAACATCATCAATGCTTGAATACTTCTAGCTTTACAATCAATTGGACATCAAAAGAAACCGCAATAAGGGCCTAACATGTCAGTGTTTAGGTGAACATACAAGCAGTATAATTATCCTTTCATGACCTCCATCATTCGACTCACAATTACAAATTacaatttcatttaaaatgCATTGCTTTATCAAAACACATCCTCAACAAACTATCCTATTTCACTTTTTTCATTCTTGAGTTATGAGTTAAAATCAGAAAACAAAGCCCTACTATATAGTATATACAACTCCTAACCCTCGGGAATGCTACCCTATCAAGTCCGAGATAAGCATCTCCAACAAAGAGATCACCCCACCTTTCTTTATAAAGTCGTATACTCTTATGTGAAACACGAAACAATACAAATTTTCATCATTTATTCAAAATTCCAAACAAACCCTAATCTGTAAACACCAAATTCGTGACTTCAAAATTCAGTTTTGTTCAGCTCGTTACAGAGAATAAATCTCCCTAAACAACatgtttgaaaaaataaaataaaataaaaagacttAGAATCTGAGGCAAATTGCAATgaaataatcaaattgaaacACACAGAATAAAAGAGAAGTGTACAGTGATTAATTAGTATTgtctaaaaacaaaaaactaaCCACCAGGAGTAGAAAACGACGCCGTCGAGCTTGAGAACGagcaaaaaagtgaaaaagaagagaagagTATGAGCAGCTAATGCTTGTACGGACTTCAACACTCTTCTCCAgctcatcatcttcttcttcctcgtTGCTTTCTAATTTAACTGTCAAAAGAACCATCAAATTCAAACCGATACCCAAattaagcaattaaaatcaaaattactaTAACAAGAAATACAAACctgaataattaaaattaaatttattttgattgattgatgaaaTTAGAGTAGACGCGCCATGGAAGAAACCGCTCACTTTTGtgttctctttttttcttttcactatttaattcttttttccattttaaataatttaaattaataacaaaacaaaacgcatttaatttctctctctctctctctctcttgtTTCTTGTAGCTCACTGATTCAGATTTTTTTTCTCTCCGACTTTGCTTTCACGGCCCCCTGTCCCCAAACCTTATTTTATATAAGGACCCTTTTgtctattttagtttatctatttgtattaaattaattaattatctatttatttattgtttattattttaaaaattataaacttttcgCATGTTtgtaattttagaaaaatgctTTAATATCCACCTTTTAATCTAACTTTTTTAACACATCTTATATCGTAAGATTTTATTTGTCCGATTCCCACCTAAAAATGTATATCTTAAAAAGGGAATTAaacaattcattttttaatgGCTAAACTtatctagaggcccttgtactatagcatttttgttcaaaaagcccctgtactatttttttgttattcaagtccctctacttacataatttttgatttttaggtccttttttggttttttccagtccctttacttacaatttttttgttcctccagtccctcgaaaggacctaaaaatcggaattttgccaagtacagggacctgaagaacaaaaaaatagtacaaggactttttgaataaaaatgatatagtacaagggcctctagatgggtttagcctttTTTAATTGTCGCGTCATGCGTTACAAAAAAGTGTTGGGTTATATAGcattattcataattttaatatgaaatttttaatcttattaatttaataaataaatttctttaCAATTCAAAAAAGTCAAGTaatatttagtaaaattaaatgttgttgtatttaattttaaaaaacatcattaaatatataaaaatattaacgaataaaattatatcaatacTATTGTTTAACGATATATCTTGAAataattagtttagtttttaatcCATCTAGAATCTTATATATGACTTTAATTCTCCCTCGCtcatctatttaattttatttttttgttatatgatTTATGAGATTTTCTAAACGGATCTTAACTATAAGATGATACCTTTAACATTCAGATTAATCCCCATTCAAGTAGTGTAGGTCTTTTGTGGGAAGCAGACTCtaactctaaattttaaacggctgcatatatgagtacggttcgaatcTGCAACCTCACTTAAACCAGGAGAACGCCTTACCAACTCACCTGCGCCTtggaatttatttaattttattataactgttcaatatttatttattcttgTTTGATATGCACATTAGTGGCGGAGTCAGTCGCTGGAGGGTCTAACATGTCCGTCCTGATTTGAATTAATCAAagatgtaaatttttaaaataaaattttaattcttaattccAACTgaattaatatgaaaaaaaaatcagtgaCCAATATTCCATCTCTTAAATATTTCTTGACAACATATCTTGACTATGTCACGGATACACataataaattttacaaaaaaattaaaataaaattagtaaatgttttttattagataagaaataatttaattaatttataaataaatacagAATCAAATATAATACACATTATATATTTACTTAGATATTacataaattgttttataagattttaaaattattgacaagataattttaattaagaaaattaataaattattaattattttaaataaattatctaatattttagtttgattatatAATAtggagattttaaattttttccaaaaGTTTTTATCTTATATCTATAGTAATATAtaagtgtttttttatttgtttttaaattgtgttgattgatattttttatcatttattgtGTTGGTCGTTAAACTAGTTATTgcatttaaacaaaaatataaacttacctctattttttaattatataatttttttatcacattAGAATAATAACTCTAATATAAacttgattttatatttaatactttTTTCAAATAAGACTAATAATTCTAAGAACAtgtataaaacaaataaaatattcaataaacTATTAGTATAAAAGAATTAGTTAAATGTAAAAACAATTGTGGCATTGCAATGTTTTGGGTCATTTAGGAGTGAATGAATACCGTTGAGTCATTGGACAAGTCACAAGTGGAACCTTTATGTCCCACTTATCCGCTTGTCTATATTATTTGtagtactattttttatttgtcatCATGTGtgagtttataaaaaaaataaaatcttataATAATACGCATATCTTTTGTTGCTTTTAGGTACACCAAATTCTTGCATTTCTTGCATTGCTTTTAATTGATCAATCTTCAATTTGcaacaatttataattatgtGGAAAGAATTGGTAATTGGTAATTAGTATTTAGAATAAGGATGACTGATAAAGATGTTCAtgtaaaatgtgaaacaattctTAACATAATTGTCTTGtcaaaaaattaagattttattaGTGATTTAGCTGGTGAAAGGTGACTATTTTTGTTGGTAATTAGTATGTAGAAAAGGATGACTGATAAAGATGTTCATACAAGATATGAGTCAATCCTTAATATAATTGTCTTATTAAACTTTTAGGATTTTTTATGGGTGCCGCTATTTCCAGAGCAGTAATTAATAGAGCCAATTttattttcacaatttttttttaatttaaatctatTTCTATGTTATCAATAAAAGAGgataattttgtcaaaataaaaaaatttattctgtCATTATTAAATGTTGCTCTGGCAATAGCATCACCCTTTTTTATTAGTGATTTAGCTGGTGAAAAAGGACTATTTTTGTGATTAAGAACTGTcatttgaattaaaattttatttttagctaTCTTCATCTGctctcttttaatttttccCTTCCTCAAATCCTAGCAGCAATACATTTTTATTGTCTGGAAGGTGAATTTTTGGCCTTTTTACccacaaattttttaatttttctttaaataataaataactctTGCCATATATAATCAGTTTTAGTGTTTTATATGGATTTTCTTTACTACAAATGTAAAGTTTGTACAAGAGATTATCACAAATGattgaataataaatttagaattttttcgCTTCTTTTTTACGATTCGAGTTATGGGCTTATTGCTGTCTTGGTTGATTGACCCAAAAAAAGTTATAAGcttaaatattttacaatttgatttgtgtcttttaaaatttattatcgaTCTAGGAAATTTGTTGTTGTATTGtttagatttataaattattatactaATATATCTGTTCTATTTATAGATTTAGTTCTTTTTAGATTTTATGTAATAGATCATTTTGGTGGAAAtattaggtaatcaaaatgattgTTGATGGAGGGAGGGAGAGGCATAGGACTAGACCTGGCCACGGTTTAGGAGTTGCCGGTCTCGGTTCGGATATGGTGGTTCACGgttcaataaaaatatgaatcggCTCTAGACCGTCTAAGAAGTCTGAAAC
This window contains:
- the LOC126687288 gene encoding uncharacterized protein LOC126687288; translated protein: MMSWRRVLKSVQALAAHTLLFFFTFLLVLKLDGVVFYSWWFIFSPLWLFHGVVARGRFSLPAPSVPHNRHWAPCHAVVATPLLIAFELLLCIYLESINVHGVAAVSLKTVFFPLLAFEIIILIDNFRMCRALMPGEEESMSDEAIWETLPHFWVAISMVFFVAATSFTLLKLSGDVGALGWWDLFINFGIAECFAFLVCTKWSNPVIHRNSQTRDVSSSSATIRYLDWNSGLVVSPEEDQLQDRMCGLQDIGGHIMKIPLIGFQVVLCMYLEGTPASARNIPLPILFSPLFLLQGAGVLFAASKLAEKLILLLRSEAGTGTYFRFSSRAHDCLGFLHHGSRLLGWWSIDEGSREEQARLYHEGGSCYNTFSGYPPEIVKKMPKKDLAEEVWRLQAALGEQTEITKYSQQEYERLQNEKVLCRVCFEGEISVVLLPCRHRILCSFCCEKCKKCPICRVSIEQRLPVYDV